One Melospiza melodia melodia isolate bMelMel2 chromosome 1, bMelMel2.pri, whole genome shotgun sequence genomic window carries:
- the LOC134419598 gene encoding DNA-directed RNA polymerase II subunit RPB1-like isoform X1, whose protein sequence is MFPIFPLHFPPSFSPISPPHFPSFFPISPIPSPFHPISPFPLPSSPTFPTSPPKFPVFPPKFPVFPPKSPQGILGRFRLRQRLRGLSAGPEQAGPAPSSPQELLPEALPPLPRGWAVPGAEFPGAECPAEFPGAEFPVQAVFSGKVATEALVDEWLKRYQWDKEDAFLELLNFIVRSCGCKGEKWG, encoded by the exons atgttccccattttcccccttcattttcccccttcattttccccaatttcccccccccatttccccagttttttccccatttctcccatcCCATCTCCTTTTCACcccatttccccctttcccctcccttccAGCCCCACTTTCCCCACCTCACCCCCAAAATTCCcggtttttccccccaaatttccggttttcccccccaaatcccctcagggaatTCTCGGACGATTCCGACTCCGGCAGCGACTTCGAGGTCTCTCCGCGGGCCCGGAGCAAGCGGGGCCCGCTCCGAGCAGCCCCCAGGAGCTGC TCCCCGAAGCGCTCCCGCCTCTACCCCGGGGATGGGCGGTACCCGGAGCCGAATTCCCTGGAGCAGAATGCCCAGCAGAATTCCCTGGAGCAGAATTCCCTGTTCAGGCCGTGTTTTCGGGAAAGGTGGCCACGGAG GCGCTGGTGGATGAGTGGCTGAAGCGGTACCAGTGGGACAAGGAGGACGCGTTCCTGGAGCTGCTCAACTTCATCGTGCGCTCCTGCGGCTGCAAGGGTGAGAAATGGGGCTAA
- the LOC134419598 gene encoding uncharacterized protein LOC134419598 isoform X2, which yields MFPIFPLHFPPSFSPISPPHFPSFFPISPIPSPFHPISPFPLPSSPTFPTSPPKFPVFPPKFPVFPPKSPQGILGRFRLRQRLRGLSAGPEQAGPAPSSPQELLPEALPPLPRGWAVPGAEFPGAECPAEFPGAEFPVQAVFSGKVATENSHFFPPNAFFSSQIPPFPPKFPFFPPNSCSGAGG from the exons atgttccccattttcccccttcattttcccccttcattttccccaatttcccccccccatttccccagttttttccccatttctcccatcCCATCTCCTTTTCACcccatttccccctttcccctcccttccAGCCCCACTTTCCCCACCTCACCCCCAAAATTCCcggtttttccccccaaatttccggttttcccccccaaatcccctcagggaatTCTCGGACGATTCCGACTCCGGCAGCGACTTCGAGGTCTCTCCGCGGGCCCGGAGCAAGCGGGGCCCGCTCCGAGCAGCCCCCAGGAGCTGC TCCCCGAAGCGCTCCCGCCTCTACCCCGGGGATGGGCGGTACCCGGAGCCGAATTCCCTGGAGCAGAATGCCCAGCAGAATTCCCTGGAGCAGAATTCCCTGTTCAGGCCGTGTTTTCGGGAAAGGTGGCCACGGAG aattcccatttttttcccccaaatgcctttttttcctcccaaattcccccttttcccccaaaattcccattttttcccccaaactccTGCTCAGGCGCTGGTGGATGA